The Caenorhabditis elegans chromosome II genome has a segment encoding these proteins:
- the stip-1 gene encoding Tuftelin interacting protein N-terminal domain-containing protein (Partially confirmed by transcript evidence) yields MEDDDGRESFEINDMDLEYAMNPGGRRRFQNKDQATYGGESLHLTATMMTMNKEQAEGLIKNDQK; encoded by the exons atggaggACGATGATGGACGTGAATCGTTCGAGATCAACGACATGGATCTCGAATACGCAATGAATCCAGGCGGCAGGCGACGGTTTCAGAATAAGGATCAGGCGACATATGGTGGG gaGTCTTTGCACCTGACAGCGACGATGATGACGATGAACAAGGAACAAGCCGAGGGCCTTATAA AAAACGATCAAAAATAA
- the C07E3.9 gene encoding Phospholipase A2 (Confirmed by transcript evidence) produces MNFILLVFLAALSTTCYCTNPRLKALWNLEEVAECELHYNALHYNNYGCWCGIGGSHEPVDGIDECCMHHDKCYDAAVDNKVCMDVEIEYVDDYSWSCMNSTAICSDKNMGCKAALCDCDKIVVECWKKFPKPEKKAKCNRTLWAPITKHFQH; encoded by the exons atgaacttCATACTTCTAGTGTTTCTAGCCGCTCTTTCAACGACTTGCTATTGCACCAATCCGAGACTGAAGGCTCTCTGGAACCTGGAGGAGGTCGCTGAATGCGAACTTCACTACAATGCATTG CACTACAATAATTATGGATGCTGGTGTGGAATCGGTGGATCTCATGAGCCTGTCGATGGAATCGATGAGTGTTGTATGCACCATGACAAGTGCTATGATGCTGCTGTCGATAATAAG gTTTGTATGGATGTCGAAATCGAATACGTTGATGATTATTCCTGGTCATGCATGAATTCCACTGCAATTTGTTCTG ATAAAAACATGGGATGCAAAGCGGCACTTTGTGATTGTGATAAGATTGTTGTTGagtgttggaaaaaattcccgaagccggagaaaaaagcaaaatgcAACAGAACTCTTTGGGCTCCCATCACGAAACATTTCCAACATTGA